The Armatimonadota bacterium genome includes a window with the following:
- a CDS encoding carbamoyl-phosphate synthase (glutamine-hydrolyzing), with the protein MVIGSGPIVIGQAAEFDYAGTQACRSLREEGCEVILINSNPATIMTDTEMADRVYIEPLTVEFASRVIEQERPDGLLPTLGGQTGLNLAVALAQAGVIEKFGVQLLGTPLESIQKAEDRELFRQLMRDIGEPVPESWIVTKASQLHEIAEKGIFPLIIRPAYTLGGTGGGIAHNADELIEIGQRGLNLSMRSQVMVERSLLGWKEIEYEVMRDSADNAITVCNMENLDPMGVHTGDSIVVAPSQTLSDKEYQLLRTASLKIIRALGIEGGCNVQLALDPESFEYYVIEVNPRVSRSSALASKATGYPIARVASKIALGLTLDEIPNAVTKRTLACFEPALDYCVVKVPRWPFDKFPQADRTIGTQMKATGEVMAIDRTFEGALMKAVRSLEVGLHSLTLKNAEKWGPMEIEEGIKTPNDERLFVIAEAFRRGWMVEEVAALSGVDVWFLRSIKKIVDAESEAREREEEIRAFVAGEDSAAAGQGRDLVLQLKRLGFLDRSIADFAGLSEMAVRDARKRAGIVPTYKMVDTCAAEFEALTPYFYSTYDSEDEAAPIREHAGERKRAVVIGSGPIRIGQGIEFDYSSVHAVWALREAGYESIIINNNPETVSTDFDTSDRLYFEPLTPEDVLNVLDEEQPEGVIVQFGGQTAINLAGPLHRAGVRLFGSSFESIDAAEDRDLFEKMLSRLAVPKPPGRAVTSIEEAEQVAEEIGYPVLVRPSYVLGGRAMEIVGSRLELLAYMKYVMAVSPDAPILIDKYIVGKELEVDVIADGRDCLIPQIMEHIERAGVHSGDSMAVCPPISLNDSVVEQVVRHSVNIARELNVIGLMNIQFVLDGDQVQVLEVNPRASRTVPYLSKITGVPMVQVATNIMLGQTLAEQGYGSGLLPDRGMYAVKAPVFSFAKLTEVDVALGPEMKSTGEIMGVDFQFEQALYKAMVASGVDVPDRGRIIITVADKDKEEALEIARGFQELEFRIYATAGTGAFLRSRGIEALTVRKISEGSPNLLDLVRSRKVDALINTVSNDKRSEQEAAIIRKSSVQHQIPCLTSLDTARALLVALQSRRRGDASSCLPVNEYLQEPAGVTPAGSSE; encoded by the coding sequence ATGGTCATCGGAAGCGGCCCGATCGTCATCGGGCAGGCGGCCGAGTTCGACTATGCCGGTACCCAGGCTTGCAGGTCGCTGCGTGAAGAGGGCTGCGAGGTCATTCTCATCAATTCCAACCCGGCGACCATCATGACGGACACCGAGATGGCGGACCGGGTCTACATCGAGCCTCTGACGGTGGAGTTTGCCAGCCGGGTCATCGAGCAGGAGCGGCCGGACGGCCTTCTTCCGACGCTGGGGGGCCAGACAGGTCTGAACCTGGCCGTAGCGCTGGCGCAGGCGGGAGTCATCGAGAAGTTCGGAGTGCAGCTACTGGGCACCCCCCTGGAGTCCATTCAAAAGGCCGAGGATCGCGAGCTGTTCCGGCAGCTGATGCGTGACATTGGCGAGCCGGTGCCGGAGAGCTGGATTGTGACCAAAGCCTCCCAGCTCCACGAGATTGCGGAAAAGGGCATCTTTCCCCTCATCATCCGACCCGCCTACACCCTGGGCGGCACGGGTGGCGGCATCGCCCACAACGCGGATGAGCTGATCGAGATCGGGCAGCGTGGTCTGAACCTCTCAATGCGTAGCCAGGTGATGGTGGAGCGGTCTCTGCTGGGGTGGAAGGAGATCGAGTATGAGGTTATGCGCGACAGTGCGGACAACGCCATCACCGTCTGCAACATGGAGAACCTGGACCCGATGGGAGTGCATACCGGGGACTCCATCGTCGTTGCTCCTAGCCAGACTCTTTCGGACAAGGAATATCAGCTCCTGCGTACGGCCTCCCTGAAGATCATTCGGGCGCTGGGCATCGAGGGCGGGTGTAATGTTCAGCTTGCGCTGGATCCTGAAAGCTTCGAGTATTACGTCATCGAGGTGAATCCGCGCGTCAGTCGGTCGTCAGCGCTTGCGTCGAAGGCCACAGGGTATCCCATCGCTCGCGTGGCTTCCAAGATCGCTCTGGGCCTGACTCTGGATGAGATCCCAAACGCTGTCACCAAGAGGACGCTCGCGTGCTTCGAGCCTGCGCTGGACTACTGCGTGGTGAAAGTGCCGCGCTGGCCGTTCGACAAGTTCCCCCAGGCGGACCGCACCATCGGAACCCAGATGAAGGCGACCGGCGAGGTCATGGCCATTGACCGGACCTTCGAAGGGGCCCTGATGAAGGCGGTTCGGTCGCTGGAAGTCGGACTGCACTCGCTCACCCTCAAGAACGCTGAGAAGTGGGGTCCAATGGAGATCGAGGAGGGCATCAAGACCCCCAACGATGAGCGGCTGTTCGTCATCGCCGAAGCGTTCCGGCGGGGATGGATGGTGGAGGAGGTCGCGGCTCTTTCGGGCGTGGACGTCTGGTTCCTCCGGAGCATCAAGAAGATCGTGGATGCGGAATCGGAGGCAAGGGAGCGTGAGGAGGAGATCCGAGCGTTTGTGGCGGGGGAGGATTCCGCCGCGGCCGGGCAGGGACGCGATCTGGTGCTGCAGTTGAAGCGCCTGGGCTTCCTGGACCGCAGCATCGCGGATTTCGCCGGCCTTTCCGAGATGGCTGTCCGCGACGCACGCAAGCGCGCAGGGATCGTGCCCACTTACAAGATGGTGGACACGTGCGCGGCGGAGTTCGAGGCGCTGACTCCCTATTTCTATTCAACCTACGATTCGGAAGACGAAGCTGCGCCCATCAGAGAACACGCGGGAGAACGCAAGCGGGCGGTGGTCATCGGATCCGGTCCCATCCGAATCGGGCAGGGGATCGAGTTCGATTACTCCAGCGTGCACGCGGTGTGGGCGCTGCGTGAGGCGGGGTACGAGTCCATCATCATCAACAACAATCCGGAGACCGTCTCCACGGACTTTGACACATCGGACCGCCTGTATTTCGAGCCGCTGACCCCGGAGGACGTCCTGAACGTTCTGGACGAGGAGCAGCCGGAAGGAGTAATCGTTCAGTTCGGCGGGCAGACGGCCATCAATCTGGCTGGGCCGCTGCACCGCGCCGGAGTGCGTCTCTTCGGATCCTCGTTTGAGAGCATAGACGCCGCCGAGGACCGGGATCTCTTCGAGAAGATGCTGTCCCGGCTGGCGGTTCCCAAGCCGCCGGGCCGGGCGGTCACCAGCATCGAGGAAGCTGAGCAGGTGGCGGAGGAGATCGGCTACCCGGTGCTGGTGCGTCCCAGCTACGTGTTGGGAGGCCGGGCGATGGAGATCGTCGGCAGCCGGCTGGAGCTTCTGGCCTATATGAAATACGTGATGGCGGTCTCGCCGGACGCGCCCATCCTGATTGACAAGTACATCGTGGGCAAGGAGCTGGAGGTGGACGTCATCGCCGACGGCCGGGACTGCCTCATCCCGCAGATCATGGAGCACATTGAGCGCGCAGGCGTCCACTCGGGGGACTCCATGGCCGTGTGCCCGCCTATTTCGCTCAATGATTCCGTGGTGGAGCAGGTGGTGCGCCATTCCGTCAACATCGCGAGGGAGTTGAACGTCATCGGCCTGATGAACATCCAGTTCGTGCTGGACGGGGATCAGGTCCAGGTGCTGGAGGTCAACCCCCGCGCCAGCCGCACGGTGCCCTATCTGTCCAAAATCACGGGGGTGCCGATGGTGCAAGTGGCCACCAACATCATGCTTGGTCAGACCCTGGCGGAGCAGGGTTATGGCAGCGGCCTGCTGCCGGACCGCGGGATGTATGCGGTGAAGGCGCCGGTCTTCTCGTTTGCCAAGCTCACGGAGGTGGATGTCGCCCTCGGCCCGGAGATGAAGTCCACCGGCGAGATCATGGGGGTGGACTTCCAGTTCGAGCAAGCGCTGTATAAGGCGATGGTCGCCTCGGGGGTGGATGTGCCAGATCGGGGGCGCATCATCATCACTGTCGCTGACAAGGACAAGGAAGAGGCTCTGGAGATCGCCCGGGGCTTCCAGGAGCTGGAATTCCGGATTTATGCCACCGCCGGCACCGGCGCCTTCCTGCGCAGCAGGGGCATCGAGGCGCTGACCGTCCGAAAGATCAGCGAGGGTTCTCCCAACCTGCTGGACTTGGTGCGCTCGCGCAAGGTGGACGCGCTCATCAACACCGTCTCCAACGACAAGCGCAGCGAGCAGGAGGCGGCCATCATCAGGAAGTCTTCCGTACAGCATCAGATACCGTGCCTGACTTCGCTGGATACGGCGCGGGCGCTGCTGGTCGCTTTGCAGAGCCGGCGCAGGGGAGATGCGTCCTCCTGCCTTCCGGTAAATGAGTATCTGCAGGAGCCGGCGGGCGTCACGCCGGCAGGGAGCAGCGAGTGA
- the pyrC gene encoding dihydroorotase — protein sequence MRLVIKGGRIIDPRNGLDTVGDLLVEDGVIAWCGQHLPDAMALDGDVVFDASGLIVAPGLIDMHVHLREPGFEYKETIESGGRAAAAGGFTAVVPMPNTNPATDNRAMVEFVARRARETSPVRVWPTVAATRGNENELMSEIADAKEAGAVAVTDDAFPLQSAELTRRVMEYCATFDLPLLTHCEDKTMTRGGVMNEGLVSTLMGLKGMPRAAEEIQVARNIRLAELTGCRLHILHISTARSIELVREAKRRGVSVTCETCPQYFTLTDESALGYDTMVKCSPPVRTAEDVDAVRAGLADGTIDAIATDHAPHAAHEKECEFQAAAFGMVGLETALGLVLTRLVHAGVIGLADAIRKMTVAPASILGIPGGHLSVQSPADITIIDPDERWTVDPEAFQSRARNTPFAGWELRGRAVATIVGGQIVHGDLVRAPRGRVRA from the coding sequence ATGCGTCTGGTCATTAAGGGCGGGAGGATCATAGACCCCCGCAACGGCCTGGATACCGTGGGGGATCTGCTGGTCGAGGACGGCGTCATCGCCTGGTGCGGGCAGCACCTGCCGGATGCGATGGCGCTGGACGGGGACGTGGTGTTCGACGCCTCCGGACTGATCGTCGCGCCGGGACTCATTGATATGCATGTCCACCTGCGGGAGCCCGGGTTCGAATACAAGGAGACCATCGAGAGTGGCGGCCGGGCGGCGGCTGCGGGGGGATTTACGGCGGTGGTCCCGATGCCGAACACGAACCCGGCGACGGACAACCGGGCGATGGTGGAGTTCGTTGCCCGCCGGGCCCGTGAGACCAGCCCCGTTCGCGTATGGCCCACTGTGGCTGCGACCCGGGGGAACGAAAACGAGCTGATGTCCGAGATTGCCGACGCGAAGGAGGCGGGCGCGGTGGCGGTGACGGATGACGCGTTTCCCCTGCAGTCGGCGGAGTTGACCCGCCGCGTGATGGAATACTGCGCCACGTTCGACCTCCCGCTGCTGACGCACTGCGAGGACAAGACGATGACCCGCGGCGGCGTGATGAACGAGGGGTTGGTCTCGACGTTGATGGGGTTGAAGGGGATGCCTCGCGCAGCCGAGGAGATCCAGGTGGCGCGCAACATCCGTCTGGCCGAACTGACGGGCTGCCGGTTGCACATCCTGCACATCTCGACGGCCAGGTCTATTGAGCTGGTCCGGGAGGCCAAGAGGCGTGGCGTCAGCGTCACCTGCGAGACCTGCCCTCAGTATTTCACCCTGACGGATGAGAGTGCGCTGGGCTACGACACGATGGTCAAGTGCAGCCCTCCAGTCCGCACCGCCGAGGACGTGGACGCGGTGCGGGCGGGGCTTGCGGATGGCACCATTGACGCCATCGCCACCGACCACGCCCCGCATGCCGCTCATGAGAAGGAGTGCGAGTTCCAGGCCGCGGCGTTCGGGATGGTGGGGTTGGAAACAGCGCTGGGCCTGGTGCTAACCCGGCTGGTGCACGCCGGAGTCATCGGGCTGGCGGACGCCATCCGCAAGATGACAGTCGCTCCCGCCTCCATCCTTGGGATTCCGGGCGGGCATCTTTCGGTCCAGAGTCCGGCGGACATCACCATCATAGACCCGGATGAGCGCTGGACCGTGGACCCGGAGGCCTTCCAGTCCCGCGCCCGCAATACGCCGTTTGCAGGCTGGGAGCTGCGGGGAAGGGCGGTGGCCACTATCGTGGGCGGGCAGATCGTCCACGGCGATCTGGTGCGGGCTCCACGCGGCCGCGTGAGAGCGTGA
- the carA gene encoding carbamoyl-phosphate synthase small chain: MKAILALEDGAVFEGESIGAEGTSAGEAVFSTAMTGYQEMLTDPSFAGQILTLTYPLIGNYGVTEDDLESSRVQVAGFVVRVLCDVPSNWRSQGRLTDFLKRSGTVAMSGVDTRAITRRIRVRGVMKAAISTELSSRELLEHVAASQGYEEIDFVRQVTAREPYVWPAQGPVRRRIALLDCGVKRNIMRELAKLGCETTVFPCDVKAEEVLERDPDGVVVSPGPGDPARLLDVAQEVRKLSQAKPMMGICLGHQLLAWGYGGRTFKLKFGHRGGNHPVKDLQSGRVYITSQNHGYAVDPESIRGTGLEVAHTNLNDGTVEGLRHTELPVFSIQYHPEASPGPVDSNYFFHRFMELMERNG; the protein is encoded by the coding sequence TTGAAAGCGATACTGGCCCTGGAGGACGGGGCCGTCTTTGAGGGAGAGTCCATCGGGGCCGAAGGGACCTCGGCGGGCGAGGCGGTCTTCTCGACGGCGATGACGGGGTATCAGGAGATGCTGACCGATCCCTCCTTCGCCGGTCAGATCCTGACCCTGACCTATCCGCTGATCGGCAACTACGGCGTGACGGAGGATGATCTCGAGTCCTCCCGCGTGCAGGTGGCCGGCTTTGTGGTGCGGGTTCTGTGCGACGTCCCCAGCAACTGGCGCAGTCAGGGGCGTCTGACCGACTTCTTGAAGCGCAGCGGCACTGTCGCGATGTCTGGAGTGGATACGCGGGCCATCACCCGCAGGATCCGGGTGCGCGGTGTGATGAAGGCGGCCATCTCGACCGAACTCTCCTCGCGCGAGCTGCTGGAGCACGTCGCGGCTTCTCAAGGATACGAGGAGATTGACTTCGTGCGTCAGGTGACAGCCCGCGAGCCCTATGTCTGGCCGGCGCAGGGGCCGGTGCGCAGAAGGATTGCCCTGCTGGATTGTGGCGTCAAGCGCAACATCATGCGCGAGCTTGCCAAACTGGGCTGCGAGACCACGGTCTTCCCCTGCGATGTGAAAGCGGAGGAGGTTCTTGAGCGCGACCCGGACGGGGTGGTGGTCTCGCCCGGCCCGGGTGATCCGGCGCGGCTGCTGGACGTGGCGCAGGAGGTCCGCAAGCTCAGTCAGGCAAAGCCGATGATGGGCATCTGCCTGGGGCATCAGCTTCTCGCCTGGGGATACGGAGGGCGGACGTTCAAGCTGAAGTTCGGCCATCGCGGAGGAAACCATCCGGTCAAGGACTTGCAGTCGGGGCGGGTTTACATCACCAGCCAGAACCACGGCTACGCTGTGGACCCGGAGAGCATCAGGGGAACGGGACTGGAGGTTGCCCATACCAATCTGAACGACGGAACAGTGGAGGGTCTCCGGCATACGGAGCTCCCCGTGTTCAGCATACAGTATCATCCGGAGGCCTCACCTGGCCCCGTGGACTCCAACTACTTCTTCCACCGCTTTATGGAGCTGATGGAAAGGAACGGTTAG